A window from Hoeflea sp. IMCC20628 encodes these proteins:
- a CDS encoding HlyD family efflux transporter periplasmic adaptor subunit, with translation MASVLVKSLAGLVSAAVIGGALYVAFRERPILVDLATVTIAPLQVTVKEDGITRIRNVYAVSSPITGHLDRTEFSVGDEIAAGQSIASIHPLDPPFLDTRTRTELMAGIDAARSSVAVAEVELVRARTGRNLARATHNRALKLAATNIMSPSELERLGGELELAEAQVTSAEAMIALRRAELASAQARLAQPGQTSTPEANGECCIDIVSPIDGIILSLTAKSEQAATVGQLIAEVGDPSDLEILVDLLSADAVKVHPGSPALITDWGGVETLQAQVERIEPSAFTKTSALGISEQRVNAILALNRPPPDDLGHGFRVIANLITWSSDAALQIPVSALYRDGGDWAVFKMDDGHARVVPVEIEHMTDRRAEILSGLTEGDQVILYPGDALEDGSLIGDRAEAD, from the coding sequence ATGGCCTCTGTGCTTGTCAAAAGCCTCGCAGGATTGGTATCCGCCGCCGTGATCGGCGGGGCGCTCTATGTCGCGTTCAGGGAAAGGCCGATCCTGGTCGATCTTGCCACGGTGACGATTGCGCCGCTGCAGGTGACGGTGAAGGAGGACGGGATCACCCGCATTCGCAATGTCTATGCAGTCTCTTCACCCATCACCGGCCATCTCGACCGAACCGAATTTTCAGTTGGCGACGAGATTGCTGCGGGCCAGAGCATCGCAAGCATCCACCCGCTCGATCCGCCGTTCCTGGATACACGAACGCGAACTGAACTAATGGCCGGCATCGACGCGGCGCGTTCCAGCGTTGCGGTGGCCGAAGTGGAACTGGTTCGCGCTCGCACCGGACGCAACCTCGCCCGTGCCACGCACAACAGGGCCCTGAAACTTGCCGCGACCAATATTATGTCCCCGAGTGAACTGGAGCGGCTGGGCGGAGAACTCGAACTCGCCGAAGCTCAGGTGACCTCCGCCGAAGCGATGATTGCACTTAGGCGAGCAGAGCTTGCCAGTGCGCAGGCCAGGCTGGCTCAGCCGGGGCAAACATCAACGCCGGAAGCCAATGGCGAATGCTGCATTGATATTGTTTCACCGATCGACGGGATCATCCTCTCGCTCACCGCCAAGAGCGAACAGGCCGCCACGGTGGGACAGCTGATTGCCGAAGTCGGCGACCCATCAGATCTCGAAATTCTGGTGGATTTGCTGTCGGCTGATGCGGTGAAGGTGCATCCGGGCAGTCCGGCGCTGATCACCGACTGGGGCGGGGTGGAGACATTGCAGGCGCAGGTGGAACGGATCGAACCGTCGGCCTTCACCAAGACCTCTGCACTGGGAATCTCCGAACAGCGGGTCAACGCCATCCTTGCCCTTAATCGCCCTCCGCCGGACGACCTCGGCCATGGATTCCGGGTGATCGCCAATCTGATCACGTGGTCCTCAGATGCGGCCCTGCAGATCCCGGTCAGCGCCCTTTACCGCGATGGCGGTGACTGGGCCGTGTTCAAGATGGACGATGGCCATGCGCGGGTGGTGCCGGTCGAGATCGAGCACATGACCGACCGGCGCGCCGAGATCCTGTCGGGCCTGACCGAAGGCGATCAGGTGATCCTTTATCCCGGTGACGCACTGGAGGACGGCAGCCTCATCGGTGACCGTGCCGAAGCGGATTAG
- a CDS encoding copper chaperone PCu(A)C, with the protein MKKIAILLSTALLGFSTAIVSAHDYKVGELMIDHPVARATPPNAPVSGGYMTIHNNGSEADRLVSGEAAFAGRVEIHEMSMEGEVMKMRQLVDGLEVPAGGEVVLKPGGYHIMFIGLEQQLTEGETYPVTLVFEKAGSVDVEFNVETIQKMNENMDHGKMDHSKMKQGG; encoded by the coding sequence ATGAAAAAAATTGCCATTCTTCTCTCCACTGCCCTTCTCGGTTTTTCAACCGCGATCGTGTCCGCCCACGACTACAAGGTCGGTGAACTGATGATCGACCACCCGGTTGCGCGTGCAACACCGCCCAATGCGCCCGTGTCCGGCGGCTATATGACGATCCATAACAATGGTTCCGAGGCTGACCGGCTTGTCAGTGGCGAAGCCGCATTTGCCGGCCGCGTTGAAATTCATGAAATGTCGATGGAGGGCGAAGTCATGAAAATGCGCCAGCTCGTCGATGGCCTGGAAGTTCCAGCCGGCGGCGAGGTCGTGCTCAAGCCAGGCGGTTACCACATCATGTTCATCGGTCTTGAGCAGCAGCTCACGGAAGGCGAAACATACCCCGTCACGCTTGTCTTCGAAAAGGCCGGTTCGGTGGATGTCGAGTTCAACGTTGAGACCATTCAGAAAATGAACGAGAACATGGACCACGGCAAGATGGACCATAGCAAAATGAAGCAGGGCGGCTGA
- a CDS encoding FAD-binding oxidoreductase, which translates to MNKITRRSLLAGAGAVVGAGAYRAWDQQTIPAGLPFPATDPVQATGTILNDASLLSPTPVARHLTFSEAPETKLLTALRSELTDAQSASRAFSASAARHSMGGQSLPREGTAVTFEQSTLTPDTQAGTYRVAAGVRWSQVIADLDKIGFSPKVMQSNNDFGVASTFAVNAHGWPVPHSAFGSTVRSLRLMRADGEVITCSRNENEDQFSLAMGGYGLNGVILDLDVEMVKNERLMPTFETVSGADFGPKFAGALASDPSISMAYGRLDVTIDGFFDEALMITYRTDENQADLPPASGSGWMSKVSRDIFRAQLGSDRAKRRRWFVETEVGPRLGSGGVTRNSLINEPVVTLDDGDPTRTDILHEYFVSPARFHEFIAACQDVIPSSFQELLNITLRYVATDTDSVLTYATEPRIAAVMLFSQEMSVRGEADMARMTQALIERTLEIGGTYYLPYRLHATDPQFQRAYSRAAEFAARKRAADPGLVFRNALWDRYMAKL; encoded by the coding sequence ATGAACAAGATTACACGCAGATCCCTGCTCGCCGGTGCGGGCGCTGTTGTCGGTGCGGGCGCCTACAGAGCCTGGGATCAGCAGACAATTCCGGCCGGATTGCCTTTCCCGGCGACCGATCCCGTCCAGGCAACCGGTACCATTCTCAATGACGCCAGCCTGCTCAGCCCGACGCCGGTGGCGCGGCATCTGACGTTCTCTGAAGCCCCTGAGACGAAACTGCTGACCGCGCTCAGGTCTGAATTGACCGACGCGCAATCTGCCTCGCGGGCGTTTTCGGCAAGTGCGGCGCGGCATTCTATGGGTGGGCAAAGCCTGCCGCGCGAGGGAACCGCGGTGACGTTTGAGCAGAGCACGCTCACGCCTGACACCCAGGCAGGGACCTACCGTGTGGCGGCGGGTGTGCGCTGGAGCCAGGTGATCGCCGACCTCGACAAAATCGGTTTCTCGCCAAAGGTGATGCAGTCCAACAATGATTTTGGCGTCGCCAGCACCTTTGCAGTCAATGCCCATGGCTGGCCGGTTCCGCACAGCGCCTTTGGCAGCACAGTTCGCTCGCTGCGGCTGATGCGGGCCGATGGCGAGGTGATCACCTGTTCGCGCAATGAGAATGAAGACCAGTTCAGCCTCGCCATGGGCGGCTACGGGCTCAATGGCGTTATCCTCGATCTCGACGTCGAGATGGTCAAGAATGAACGGCTGATGCCGACATTCGAAACTGTCTCCGGAGCAGATTTCGGGCCGAAATTTGCCGGGGCTCTTGCCTCCGATCCATCGATCAGCATGGCCTATGGCCGGCTCGATGTGACCATTGACGGGTTCTTCGACGAGGCACTGATGATCACCTACCGGACTGACGAGAATCAGGCCGATCTGCCGCCCGCCTCCGGTTCAGGCTGGATGAGCAAGGTTTCGCGGGATATTTTCCGCGCCCAGCTCGGCTCGGACCGGGCCAAACGACGCAGATGGTTTGTGGAAACCGAGGTCGGACCACGGCTCGGTAGCGGCGGCGTCACCCGCAACAGCCTGATCAACGAGCCGGTGGTGACGCTGGATGATGGCGACCCGACGCGAACCGATATTCTGCATGAGTATTTCGTCTCACCTGCCCGGTTCCATGAATTCATCGCCGCATGCCAAGACGTGATTCCGTCGTCGTTTCAGGAACTGCTCAACATCACGCTGCGCTATGTGGCGACTGATACCGACAGTGTCCTGACCTACGCCACCGAACCCCGGATCGCCGCCGTTATGCTGTTTTCGCAAGAGATGTCGGTGCGCGGCGAAGCCGATATGGCGCGTATGACCCAGGCGCTGATCGAGCGGACGCTGGAGATTGGCGGCACCTATTACCTGCCCTACAGATTGCATGCCACTGACCCTCAGTTTCAGCGCGCCTACTCCCGCGCGGCTGAATTTGCCGCACGCAAGCGGGCTGCCGACCCCGGCCTTGTGTTCCGCAATGCGTTGTGGGACCGCTACATGGCGAAGCTTTGA
- a CDS encoding membrane protein, translated as MITLRSISAVYAVVLLGAASLNYIPGLTDSEGRAFGIFALDIFDDLLHVASALWAAIAAWLGRNASRKFLLYFGILYLGDGLLGLATGSGYLDLGIINYGVVDLDFGFKILANLPHIALGGVAVLSALFVERTNRT; from the coding sequence ATGATTACATTACGCTCGATATCCGCCGTTTACGCCGTGGTGCTGCTGGGTGCTGCGAGCCTCAACTACATTCCCGGCCTGACCGACAGTGAAGGCCGCGCCTTCGGCATTTTCGCACTCGATATCTTTGACGACCTGCTGCATGTCGCTTCGGCGCTGTGGGCCGCGATCGCTGCCTGGCTCGGTCGCAATGCATCGCGAAAATTCCTGCTCTATTTCGGCATTCTGTATCTCGGTGACGGTTTGCTAGGTCTCGCCACGGGGTCGGGCTATCTCGATCTGGGGATCATCAATTATGGCGTTGTCGATCTTGATTTCGGTTTCAAGATTCTCGCCAACCTGCCGCATATCGCGCTTGGCGGCGTTGCTGTTCTCTCCGCCCTTTTTGTCGAACGGACCAACCGCACATGA
- a CDS encoding cupin domain-containing protein: MIDLKSFGDLTSLELGEFSPKPTTFTEGQVEAAKQLWASTDGMTKVGVWECTPGRFSADRTKSAEICHVLSGSATVEGKQGGDTRSIGPGDVLVLPLGWEGEWTIHERLRKTYVLTSQP, encoded by the coding sequence ATGATAGATCTCAAGAGCTTCGGCGACCTTACAAGCCTCGAATTGGGTGAATTCTCCCCCAAGCCAACGACCTTCACCGAAGGGCAGGTTGAGGCTGCCAAGCAACTCTGGGCTTCGACAGACGGCATGACCAAGGTCGGTGTGTGGGAATGCACCCCAGGACGGTTTTCCGCCGACCGGACCAAATCCGCGGAAATCTGCCATGTACTGAGTGGTTCGGCGACGGTGGAAGGCAAACAGGGCGGCGACACGCGCAGCATCGGACCGGGCGACGTGCTCGTCCTGCCGCTCGGCTGGGAAGGCGAATGGACCATCCATGAGCGCCTGCGCAAGACCTATGTGTTGACCAGCCAGCCCTGA
- a CDS encoding CopG family transcriptional regulator, with protein MSNIRQLREKPPETEKITINLGYVDLGRIDLLVQEGFYSNRSDFIRTAIRNQLVSHQDAVAGSIERHTMELGLRDYSRADLESLRVAGEILHVKVVGLARIADDVTPELALATIGTITVLGALQASKEIKTALADRIK; from the coding sequence ATGAGCAACATCAGACAGCTTCGGGAAAAGCCCCCGGAAACCGAGAAAATCACAATCAATCTGGGCTATGTCGACCTTGGCCGCATAGACCTTCTGGTGCAGGAGGGTTTTTATTCGAACCGGTCAGATTTCATTCGCACCGCCATTCGCAATCAACTGGTCAGCCACCAGGATGCTGTTGCCGGCTCCATCGAACGGCACACCATGGAACTGGGGCTGCGCGACTACAGCCGCGCCGACCTTGAATCGCTGAGGGTCGCCGGTGAAATTCTGCATGTCAAAGTGGTTGGCCTGGCCCGCATCGCCGACGACGTGACGCCCGAACTGGCGCTCGCCACGATTGGAACGATAACCGTGTTGGGGGCGTTGCAGGCAAGCAAAGAAATCAAGACCGCACTGGCCGACCGCATCAAGTAG
- a CDS encoding PHB depolymerase family esterase, with translation MTFFNADALRQAMASARRGRFDPDRLVQETLSRHGLSWDGPEGVANTAADAGPGSAWGRLPGFTSPTAHAGQAFVKPETRVRPDTPASAGFTQHRFDHAAGSREFRVYRPASASKGPTGLIVMLHGCTQTPEDFAAGTAMNEQAEKHGFVVAYPAQSRGANAQTCWNWFSRGDQNRDRGEPAIIAGLTRQVCESHDIPLDRVFVAGLSAGGAMAVIMGETYPELYSGVAVHSGLPFGAARDVASAFAAMGGKPMEGKARSTMTPRTIVFHGTSDAVVHPVNGDLIARDAMSNGTDTQYQTTERGTFGSRQFEKHTTFGSHGQSSIEHWVIDGMGHAWSGGRAAGSYTDPDGPDASAEIVRFFLNPQEGNR, from the coding sequence ATGACATTCTTCAATGCCGACGCGCTGCGTCAGGCAATGGCTTCCGCACGCCGTGGCCGTTTCGATCCTGATCGCCTGGTGCAGGAAACACTGTCCCGTCACGGCCTTTCCTGGGATGGACCGGAGGGCGTGGCCAACACTGCGGCCGATGCCGGTCCGGGTTCGGCCTGGGGTCGGTTGCCAGGATTTACGTCACCGACCGCCCACGCAGGTCAGGCGTTCGTGAAGCCTGAAACCCGCGTCAGGCCAGACACTCCGGCGAGCGCCGGTTTCACCCAACACCGGTTTGACCACGCTGCCGGTAGCAGGGAGTTCCGGGTCTACCGTCCGGCTTCGGCCAGCAAAGGGCCGACAGGGCTGATTGTCATGCTGCATGGCTGCACCCAAACGCCCGAGGACTTTGCTGCCGGAACGGCGATGAACGAACAGGCTGAAAAACATGGTTTCGTCGTCGCCTACCCCGCTCAGTCGCGTGGCGCCAATGCGCAGACCTGCTGGAACTGGTTCAGCCGTGGCGACCAGAATCGCGACCGCGGCGAACCGGCAATCATCGCCGGTCTTACCCGGCAGGTCTGTGAAAGCCACGATATCCCGTTGGATCGGGTTTTTGTTGCGGGGCTGTCTGCGGGCGGCGCGATGGCCGTCATCATGGGCGAGACCTACCCGGAACTTTATTCCGGCGTCGCCGTTCACTCCGGCCTGCCGTTCGGAGCAGCGCGCGACGTTGCCTCAGCCTTCGCTGCGATGGGCGGCAAACCAATGGAGGGAAAGGCACGCTCCACGATGACCCCACGTACAATCGTGTTTCACGGTACTTCGGACGCTGTTGTCCATCCGGTTAACGGCGATCTGATTGCGCGGGACGCGATGTCGAACGGTACCGACACACAGTATCAGACCACCGAGCGCGGCACATTTGGCAGCCGTCAGTTTGAAAAACACACCACTTTCGGATCCCACGGCCAGTCGAGCATCGAGCACTGGGTGATCGACGGAATGGGCCATGCCTGGTCCGGCGGTCGAGCTGCGGGATCTTACACCGATCCCGATGGTCCGGATGCCAGCGCCGAGATCGTCCGATTTTTCCTGAACCCGCAAGAAGGGAACCGCTAA
- a CDS encoding C45 family peptidase yields the protein MADACLRFDAIREDLPGPKWKARWDRSWPAYEGWFIARGGDSGPSRADCEAALSQHMPELVPVYRRLVDLAGGSDRAARFLSTWCPPNYLGGCSLVAMSNHDTVRLVRNYDLSPNLNEGLLLKSAWTGRGVMGMVEFLWGLSDGINDAGLSIALAYGGRQVTGTGFGITTILRYVLETCRTVEDALAVLRRVPSHMPYNVVLADASGTTASVEMLAGGGIQIVADPVATNHQHDGSQPDRGPFTRTYERAAHLKRIADSRRDPKGLAAEFLKEPLRQVRYEEGFGTLFTAEYDPLTRGLTLHWSDTEWRQSLDDFTERQTVITYGGSERSIQLNQGLEREIDWVAIGMRYASGNAPDWREFATPGYGFEPQQVCSGCH from the coding sequence ATGGCCGATGCTTGCTTGAGATTTGACGCAATTAGAGAAGACCTGCCCGGGCCGAAATGGAAGGCCCGCTGGGATCGCTCATGGCCCGCCTATGAAGGCTGGTTCATCGCCCGAGGCGGCGACAGCGGACCGTCGCGCGCGGACTGTGAAGCAGCGCTGAGCCAACACATGCCCGAGCTCGTTCCCGTGTACAGGCGCCTAGTTGACCTTGCCGGTGGATCGGACCGCGCGGCGCGCTTCCTTTCGACCTGGTGTCCGCCAAACTACCTCGGCGGCTGTTCGCTTGTGGCTATGTCAAACCACGACACGGTCCGGCTGGTGCGCAACTATGACCTTTCGCCTAACCTCAATGAGGGGCTTCTGCTCAAGTCAGCCTGGACGGGCCGAGGCGTGATGGGGATGGTGGAATTCCTCTGGGGCCTGTCCGATGGCATCAATGACGCAGGTCTCAGCATCGCGCTGGCCTATGGCGGCCGCCAGGTCACGGGCACCGGCTTCGGCATCACCACGATCCTTCGCTATGTGCTGGAAACCTGCCGGACGGTCGAGGACGCGCTTGCTGTGCTGCGGCGGGTGCCATCTCATATGCCCTATAATGTCGTTCTGGCCGACGCGTCGGGAACCACTGCCAGCGTCGAGATGCTGGCGGGGGGCGGCATTCAGATTGTTGCCGACCCTGTGGCGACCAACCACCAGCACGACGGGTCACAGCCCGACCGCGGCCCGTTCACCCGGACATACGAACGTGCGGCCCATCTCAAACGGATCGCGGATTCACGCAGGGACCCCAAGGGGCTTGCTGCGGAGTTTTTGAAAGAGCCGTTGCGTCAGGTCAGATATGAAGAGGGCTTCGGCACCTTGTTCACAGCGGAGTATGATCCCCTCACCCGTGGCCTGACGCTTCACTGGTCTGACACTGAATGGCGCCAAAGTCTGGACGACTTTACCGAGCGCCAGACCGTCATCACCTATGGCGGCAGCGAGCGGTCGATCCAGCTCAATCAGGGTTTGGAACGGGAGATCGACTGGGTGGCAATCGGGATGCGGTATGCTTCAGGCAACGCGCCCGACTGGCGCGAGTTTGCCACTCCGGGATACGGGTTCGAACCACAGCAGGTCTGCAGCGGCTGCCACTGA
- a CDS encoding aspartate aminotransferase family protein, with amino-acid sequence MSHVFSRHTKIHPPVVASGKGCYLFDQSGKQYLDGSGGAAVSCLGHGDTDVIDAVKAQLDAIAFAHTGFFTSEPAETLADLLISKAPEGIDRVYFVSGGSEATEAAIKLARQYFVEKGEPGRSRLIARKQSYHGNTIGALSAGGNEWRRAQFGPLLLDVSHIDPCYDYRLRHADETPEAYGLRAANALETEILRVGPETVMAFMAEPVVGATSGAVPPAPGYFKRIREICDRYGVLLILDEVMCGMGRTGSLFASEQDDVRPDIIAIAKGLGGGYQPLGAMLCSGEIYKAIENGSGFFQHGHTYMGHPAACAAGLAVVGAIVNRQLLTKVEEMGQLLKTRLQDRFGQHPHFGDIRGRGLFVGVELVQDRETKQPFAPTDRIAPKIKTATFDAGLICYPMSGTIDGRSGDHVLLAPPYIITPEQIDELIDKLAIGIRAATGV; translated from the coding sequence ATGAGCCATGTCTTTTCCCGCCATACGAAAATTCACCCGCCTGTCGTGGCTTCGGGGAAGGGGTGCTACCTGTTTGATCAGAGCGGCAAGCAGTATCTTGACGGATCGGGCGGCGCGGCGGTGTCCTGCCTTGGACACGGCGACACCGATGTCATCGATGCAGTAAAGGCTCAACTCGACGCAATAGCCTTCGCTCATACCGGCTTTTTCACATCCGAGCCGGCTGAGACTTTGGCTGATCTGTTGATTTCGAAAGCGCCCGAAGGGATCGACCGGGTCTATTTCGTCTCCGGCGGATCCGAGGCGACAGAAGCGGCGATCAAGCTCGCCCGGCAATATTTCGTAGAGAAGGGCGAGCCCGGCCGCTCCCGATTGATCGCGCGCAAGCAGAGCTATCACGGCAACACCATCGGCGCCCTGTCGGCGGGCGGCAATGAATGGCGCCGCGCCCAGTTCGGCCCGCTGCTCTTGGATGTGAGCCACATCGATCCCTGTTACGACTACCGCTTGCGCCACGCTGATGAAACGCCGGAGGCCTATGGTCTGCGCGCCGCCAATGCGCTGGAGACAGAAATTCTTCGTGTCGGTCCTGAAACGGTGATGGCGTTCATGGCCGAGCCGGTGGTCGGGGCCACATCAGGCGCAGTGCCGCCAGCACCGGGTTATTTCAAGCGGATTCGCGAAATTTGTGACCGCTACGGCGTTCTGCTGATCCTCGATGAGGTGATGTGCGGCATGGGACGCACCGGCAGCCTGTTCGCATCCGAGCAGGATGACGTCAGGCCCGACATCATTGCCATCGCGAAGGGACTTGGCGGCGGCTACCAGCCGCTTGGAGCGATGCTGTGTTCCGGCGAAATCTACAAGGCGATCGAGAACGGCAGTGGCTTCTTCCAGCACGGCCACACCTATATGGGCCATCCGGCCGCCTGCGCTGCGGGGCTTGCCGTTGTCGGGGCGATCGTGAATCGCCAATTACTGACGAAGGTCGAGGAAATGGGCCAATTGCTCAAAACCCGCCTGCAGGATCGTTTTGGCCAGCATCCCCATTTCGGCGACATACGCGGTCGCGGCCTCTTTGTCGGCGTCGAACTGGTGCAGGATCGCGAGACCAAGCAACCCTTCGCGCCCACCGACCGTATAGCACCCAAAATCAAGACCGCGACTTTTGATGCCGGCCTGATTTGCTATCCGATGTCGGGCACCATCGATGGCCGCAGCGGCGACCACGTGCTGCTGGCGCCGCCCTACATCATCACACCCGAACAGATCGATGAACTGATCGACAAGCTGGCAATCGGCATTCGCGCCGCCACCGGGGTCTGA
- a CDS encoding C45 family peptidase: MQHLWRSVDEVEPGPKWAGLFAEYWPDYKRWWSSESVEARPTYWQCYQALKHHMPELLVIYEQLCELAGGGDEAARFLSLYNPPPYLSGCSQAVWTGAEPVLVRNYDYSPLAFDRLIMRTGWQGRTVLGTSDGLWGLVDGMNDAGLAISLTFGGRHVVGDGFGVPIILRYVLQTCETTEQAAAVLARVPSHMSYNVTVLDAKRNYITAYMAPDRPTLITKSAVATNHQEKVEWAAHARFTATVERERYLLQRMTMHRDTEEKFISAFLKPPLYSSAFADGFGTLYTAIYRPRLGQMELRWPLGTWPFDIHNFVEDQRMIHIPV, encoded by the coding sequence ATGCAACATCTTTGGCGTTCAGTCGATGAAGTGGAACCTGGCCCGAAATGGGCCGGGCTTTTTGCCGAGTACTGGCCGGATTACAAGCGCTGGTGGAGCAGCGAGAGCGTCGAAGCGCGGCCGACATACTGGCAGTGTTATCAGGCGCTGAAGCACCACATGCCCGAACTGCTGGTAATCTATGAGCAGCTCTGCGAACTGGCCGGCGGCGGCGATGAAGCCGCCCGCTTTCTCAGCCTCTACAATCCGCCGCCCTATCTGTCCGGCTGTTCCCAGGCAGTCTGGACCGGTGCAGAGCCGGTTCTGGTGCGCAATTACGACTACAGTCCGCTGGCCTTTGACCGGCTCATCATGCGCACCGGCTGGCAGGGGCGCACGGTATTGGGAACATCTGATGGCCTCTGGGGGCTGGTCGACGGTATGAACGATGCCGGTCTGGCAATTTCCCTGACCTTCGGCGGCCGTCACGTAGTCGGTGACGGCTTCGGCGTGCCGATCATTCTGCGCTATGTGCTGCAGACCTGCGAAACCACCGAACAGGCCGCGGCTGTTCTGGCCCGCGTTCCCAGTCACATGAGCTACAATGTCACCGTGCTGGACGCGAAACGGAATTATATCACCGCCTATATGGCGCCCGACAGACCGACGCTGATCACCAAGTCGGCAGTTGCGACCAATCATCAGGAAAAGGTTGAATGGGCGGCGCATGCCCGCTTCACTGCGACCGTCGAGCGCGAGCGCTATCTGCTGCAGCGGATGACGATGCATAGAGATACCGAGGAAAAATTCATTTCTGCCTTCCTCAAACCGCCACTATATTCCTCAGCCTTCGCCGACGGATTTGGCACGCTCTATACTGCCATATATCGCCCCCGGCTCGGACAAATGGAGCTTCGCTGGCCCTTGGGGACCTGGCCATTCGATATCCATAATTTCGTTGAAGATCAGCGGATGATTCATATTCCGGTCTAA
- a CDS encoding biotin carboxylase, which yields MPKKMLKNMSEIRRFFHRNEDPIYFISATNFNLLGIDEWCKNFKYICYLDCYDGRHPNVFCPSEQPHAEFQSIEDINNYLLQHKEVIDFIKRRGGNPKFVFLMFDEETERLANELGAVVWFPSAKLRTSMDNKIETVRVGNKAGVPSVPNVLAEVTSYENLGETCDKAGIGHDLVLQSAFGDSGHTTFFIKSEADFRSHADEIIGEGEIKIMKRIDCRGSAIEACTTSKGTIVGPLMTELVGFKELTPYRGGWCGNEIFSTAFPKKVREKARQLTFKFGEQLRKEGYSGYFELDFLIDTKTGDIWLGELNPRITGASSMTNHAAFAHADAPLFLFHLLDFSKVKFNLDIAELNSRWADPDMIDSWSQMVVKHTEDSVDIITEAPQTGIYKMHDDGRVVFDRFDYHRRAVESENEAFFLRIQKPGDYRYEGADLGILVTRGRSMTNNFVLNDRAKKWIHGIKNSFVAKPLPAADVGPVFSEPAFKIL from the coding sequence ATGCCGAAGAAAATGCTGAAAAACATGTCGGAAATCCGCCGGTTCTTTCACCGGAACGAAGACCCGATCTATTTCATTTCCGCGACCAACTTCAACCTGCTCGGCATTGACGAGTGGTGCAAGAACTTCAAATACATCTGCTACCTCGATTGCTATGACGGCCGCCATCCGAACGTGTTCTGCCCGTCCGAGCAGCCCCATGCCGAGTTTCAGTCGATCGAGGACATCAACAATTACCTGCTGCAGCACAAGGAAGTCATCGACTTCATCAAGCGCCGCGGCGGCAACCCGAAATTCGTCTTCCTGATGTTCGATGAAGAGACCGAGCGTCTGGCCAATGAACTCGGCGCCGTCGTCTGGTTCCCGAGCGCCAAGCTTCGCACCTCGATGGACAACAAGATCGAGACCGTGCGGGTTGGCAACAAGGCCGGCGTTCCCTCCGTGCCGAACGTGCTGGCCGAGGTAACCTCCTATGAAAACCTGGGCGAAACCTGCGACAAGGCCGGAATCGGGCATGATCTGGTTCTGCAGTCGGCCTTTGGCGACAGCGGTCACACCACATTTTTCATCAAGTCTGAAGCCGATTTCCGCAGCCATGCGGACGAGATCATCGGCGAGGGCGAGATCAAGATCATGAAGCGGATCGATTGCCGCGGTTCGGCAATCGAAGCCTGCACCACGTCAAAGGGGACCATTGTCGGGCCACTGATGACCGAGCTTGTCGGCTTCAAGGAACTCACGCCATACCGCGGTGGCTGGTGCGGCAACGAGATCTTCTCCACCGCCTTCCCGAAAAAGGTGCGTGAGAAGGCCAGGCAGCTCACCTTCAAGTTCGGCGAGCAGTTGCGCAAGGAAGGCTACAGCGGTTATTTCGAACTTGATTTTCTCATCGACACCAAAACCGGTGACATCTGGCTCGGCGAACTCAATCCGCGCATTACGGGCGCCAGCTCGATGACCAATCATGCGGCATTTGCCCATGCGGATGCGCCCCTGTTCCTGTTCCATCTGCTCGACTTCTCGAAGGTCAAATTCAATCTCGACATCGCCGAGCTGAATTCGCGTTGGGCCGATCCGGACATGATCGACAGCTGGAGCCAGATGGTGGTCAAGCACACCGAAGACAGCGTCGACATCATCACTGAAGCGCCGCAGACCGGCATCTACAAGATGCATGATGACGGACGCGTTGTGTTCGACCGCTTCGATTATCACCGGCGCGCAGTCGAGAGCGAAAACGAGGCTTTCTTTCTGCGTATTCAAAAGCCGGGCGATTACCGCTATGAAGGCGCCGACCTCGGCATTCTGGTGACTCGCGGGCGTTCGATGACGAACAATTTCGTTTTGAACGACCGCGCCAAGAAGTGGATTCACGGGATCAAGAACAGCTTTGTGGCAAAGCCGCTGCCGGCAGCAGACGTCGGTCCGGTGTTTTCAGAGCCGGCCTTCAAGATTCTTTAA